A window of the Bacillus sp. A301a_S52 genome harbors these coding sequences:
- a CDS encoding sugar ABC transporter permease produces MQRLKKFGKNVYDNRIWLLMIMPGFIWLLVMKYLPMFGQVMAFKDFRFHPDGFFASVYHSEWIGFDNFRFLFSTNDAYVITRNTVLYNLVFIILGLILAVGVAIILSELTKQKLAKIYQTGMLFPHFLSWVVVSYFVFAFLSVDRGLFNSVLEMFNIEPVSWYNESAYWPYFLVVISQWKGVGFGSIVYLAAIVGIDRTYYEAAMIDGASKWQQIWRITIPMIMPLIIILTILNIGSIFSADFGLFYQVPRDSGPLYSVTNVIDTYVYRGLMSMGDIGMSTAAGLYQATVGFILILLTNYIVRKIDEENALF; encoded by the coding sequence ATGCAGCGCTTAAAGAAATTTGGTAAAAACGTCTACGATAATCGAATCTGGCTTTTAATGATAATGCCTGGTTTTATCTGGCTCCTTGTCATGAAGTACTTGCCGATGTTTGGTCAGGTCATGGCGTTTAAAGATTTCAGGTTCCATCCTGATGGATTTTTTGCCAGTGTTTATCACAGCGAATGGATAGGGTTTGATAACTTTCGGTTTTTATTCAGTACAAATGATGCTTATGTTATCACCAGGAATACAGTTTTATATAACCTAGTTTTTATCATATTAGGACTTATATTAGCAGTTGGTGTTGCTATCATCTTAAGTGAATTAACGAAACAAAAGCTTGCTAAAATTTATCAGACTGGAATGTTATTTCCTCATTTTTTATCTTGGGTAGTTGTTAGTTATTTTGTGTTCGCTTTCCTAAGTGTTGATCGCGGATTGTTTAACAGTGTTCTGGAGATGTTCAATATAGAGCCAGTATCATGGTATAACGAATCTGCCTATTGGCCTTATTTTCTTGTGGTAATCAGCCAATGGAAAGGTGTAGGATTTGGGAGTATCGTTTACCTTGCAGCTATTGTAGGGATCGATAGGACATATTACGAGGCGGCAATGATTGATGGAGCTAGTAAATGGCAACAAATTTGGCGTATTACTATTCCAATGATCATGCCATTAATTATTATTTTAACGATTTTAAATATAGGGAGTATTTTTAGTGCAGATTTTGGATTGTTCTATCAGGTTCCACGGGATTCAGGGCCATTATATTCAGTGACGAATGTTATCGATACTTACGTTTATCGGGGGCTCATGTCGATGGGGGATATTGGGATGAGCACTGCAGCAGGTTTATATCAGGCGACAGTAGGATTCATCTTAATCTTACTGACGAATTACATTGTTAGAAAAATAGATGAAGAAAATGCATTATTTTAA
- a CDS encoding response regulator transcription factor produces the protein MIKVMLVDDEPLILEGLKNIIDWESFGFRVIETARNGLEALEKSREVSFDVLITDIKMPEMTGLQLIRHLRDEQKRIIVVVLSGFQEFGLVKEGLQLGIENYLLKPVKEEELVSSLQLVKEKINQAILEEKSALVLRDHTIWRWIIGKMSYEGVRQRMSFYPELQLTTPLWIGLLKVDVNEQNEEGWQTWRKAFECEGTAITVLTPSGDFLFLWFRVAPEDLEEGISKIHRLINNIEKIEDYVFVHSKKIDSLSQIQDVYRELEMDSELKMLLPEKEHSLAEQLYSASDRYDSSKKYSSNYVSHVIMEQLANQNYEVVKASMKHTLSMFEQDRPLLMKSVLLEFFFQVKNSFSLHIDYKVYVEMLTKILYVEELTDALKLIDNCLDMLDTNYSQRNQEYSPIIQTVLNFIHQNLPEEMSLKTLGNSFHINPIYLGQLFQKEVKCSFTKYLNNLRIDKAKKLLLYSHEKAGVIGKKVGYMDSAYFYKQFKKLEGVTPSEWRKRNSDWRATYRKK, from the coding sequence ATGATAAAAGTCATGCTTGTAGATGATGAACCGTTAATTCTGGAAGGGTTAAAAAATATCATTGATTGGGAATCATTTGGATTTCGAGTGATTGAAACGGCGAGGAATGGCTTGGAAGCGTTAGAGAAGTCTCGTGAAGTTTCATTTGACGTGTTAATTACGGATATTAAAATGCCGGAGATGACAGGTCTTCAGCTGATTCGTCATTTGCGAGATGAACAGAAAAGAATAATCGTCGTCGTACTATCTGGGTTTCAGGAGTTTGGTTTAGTGAAAGAAGGATTGCAGTTAGGGATAGAGAACTACCTACTGAAACCGGTTAAAGAAGAAGAATTAGTATCTTCACTCCAACTCGTTAAGGAGAAAATAAATCAAGCTATTTTAGAGGAGAAATCAGCTTTAGTGTTAAGGGATCATACTATTTGGCGCTGGATTATTGGCAAAATGAGCTATGAAGGGGTAAGACAGAGAATGTCTTTTTATCCTGAGTTACAACTAACTACACCACTATGGATAGGCTTATTGAAAGTAGATGTGAACGAGCAGAATGAAGAGGGATGGCAGACTTGGAGAAAGGCCTTCGAATGTGAAGGAACTGCAATTACCGTTCTCACACCATCAGGTGATTTTCTTTTCCTATGGTTCAGGGTAGCTCCAGAAGACTTGGAAGAGGGGATATCCAAAATACATCGACTAATTAACAACATAGAAAAGATAGAAGATTATGTGTTTGTTCACAGTAAAAAAATTGATAGCCTAAGTCAAATTCAGGATGTGTATCGGGAATTAGAAATGGACAGTGAATTAAAGATGCTGCTTCCAGAAAAGGAACACAGTCTCGCTGAGCAGTTGTACAGTGCATCAGACAGGTATGATTCATCGAAAAAATACTCGAGTAACTATGTGTCTCATGTGATAATGGAGCAACTTGCTAATCAGAATTATGAAGTGGTAAAGGCCTCCATGAAACATACGTTATCTATGTTTGAACAAGATCGCCCGTTACTTATGAAAAGTGTTTTATTAGAGTTCTTTTTTCAGGTTAAGAACAGTTTTTCCTTGCATATTGATTATAAAGTTTATGTGGAGATGTTAACTAAAATTTTATATGTAGAAGAATTAACTGATGCCTTGAAATTAATCGATAATTGCCTTGATATGCTGGATACAAATTATTCACAGCGAAATCAGGAATATAGCCCTATTATTCAAACCGTATTGAATTTTATCCATCAAAACCTTCCAGAGGAAATGTCTCTCAAAACATTAGGTAACAGCTTTCATATTAATCCTATTTATTTAGGACAACTGTTCCAAAAGGAGGTAAAGTGCTCCTTTACGAAATATTTAAATAATCTGAGGATTGACAAAGCAAAGAAATTGCTTCTCTATTCCCATGAAAAAGCAGGTGTCATTGGGAAAAAAGTGGGCTATATGGATTCTGCCTATTTTTATAAACAATTTAAAAAGCTAGAGGGTGTCACTCCTTCCGAATGGAGAAAAAGAAACAGTGATTGGAGAGCAACTTACAGGAAAAAATGA
- a CDS encoding sensor histidine kinase, translating into MKTLSFFRRISGKLFHRVFFTYSTIIILTMSSLFLFLSNYYSDFIVQREIDKHGTIIDEIKSHFHEKHQFVSQGVRNLYLEKDLIQDLAFALQHDYEEYIGYRLEKFANSDSFVPYNFDIYVKNYFSRDDTVVALDIKNDTLGTEYFYLFNHLRWYENTQQGTRKDIDGKGNSTLYTVDEIINDPIYLERLGTLSIHFTYENVERILSLRDDTIQGTFLVTDEEMNVYFLHGDLTEGVLEDIRFGTVQKEVKLDDLYYIQTSVEPVSNLMITSIIPRKELASLFTYKITILLIIIVLTVIAIVLPYFSLRGHSKRVDHIVTKMRKVQEGNLKIKIDTRQGNDDLSVISETFNETLDELNNYINKVYTSKIKEKEAELASLQAQINPHFLYNTLEAIRMKSLAEGGRTTAKMIVQLSELFRHSLQTAELVTLEEEQNHARQYIELFSFRFPEQLTSFFAGNEELNRYLIPPFILQPLIENFLIHGFKQNSNDNRLVVRMKEKDSTLLIQIEDNGKGIGEETLERILCKLDRGESTSDSIGLINVNERIKLKYGQGYGVTIESIPDVKTVVTVKLPVIER; encoded by the coding sequence ATGAAAACATTAAGTTTTTTTCGAAGAATAAGCGGAAAATTATTTCACCGAGTGTTTTTTACCTACTCCACGATTATAATTTTAACAATGTCCAGCTTATTTTTATTTCTCTCCAATTATTACTCTGATTTTATTGTTCAGAGAGAGATAGATAAACATGGAACGATTATAGATGAAATAAAATCACATTTTCATGAGAAGCATCAATTTGTATCCCAGGGAGTCCGCAATTTATATCTTGAGAAAGATTTAATACAAGACTTGGCATTTGCTTTACAGCATGATTATGAAGAATATATCGGCTACAGGCTCGAAAAATTTGCAAATAGTGATTCCTTTGTTCCGTACAATTTTGATATTTATGTGAAAAATTATTTTTCTAGAGATGACACCGTCGTTGCTCTGGATATTAAAAATGATACTCTTGGTACCGAGTATTTTTATTTGTTTAATCACTTACGCTGGTATGAAAACACACAACAAGGAACAAGAAAAGATATTGATGGAAAGGGGAATTCGACTCTTTATACGGTTGATGAAATAATAAATGATCCTATTTACTTAGAAAGATTAGGTACACTCTCCATCCATTTTACCTACGAGAATGTTGAACGAATTCTTTCCCTTCGAGACGATACGATTCAAGGAACATTTCTCGTAACTGATGAAGAGATGAATGTGTATTTTCTGCATGGAGATTTAACGGAAGGTGTTTTAGAAGACATCCGTTTTGGGACTGTACAAAAAGAGGTTAAGTTAGATGATTTATATTATATTCAAACATCTGTGGAACCAGTGAGCAATTTAATGATTACGTCCATTATACCAAGAAAGGAATTGGCTTCATTATTCACCTATAAAATTACGATCTTATTAATCATTATCGTGTTAACTGTGATCGCCATTGTGTTACCTTACTTTTCTCTAAGGGGTCACTCGAAACGTGTGGATCATATTGTCACAAAAATGCGCAAAGTCCAAGAAGGTAATTTAAAGATAAAGATTGATACTAGACAAGGCAATGATGATTTAAGTGTGATTTCAGAGACATTTAATGAGACATTAGATGAATTGAATAATTATATTAATAAGGTGTATACGTCAAAAATAAAAGAGAAGGAGGCGGAACTTGCAAGTCTTCAAGCGCAGATCAATCCACATTTCTTATATAATACGTTAGAAGCAATCAGGATGAAATCTTTAGCAGAAGGTGGTCGGACGACTGCGAAGATGATCGTTCAACTATCTGAATTATTCCGCCATTCTTTACAAACAGCAGAATTAGTCACATTGGAAGAGGAACAAAATCATGCCCGGCAATATATTGAGTTGTTTAGTTTTAGATTTCCAGAGCAACTTACCAGTTTTTTTGCAGGTAATGAAGAATTGAATCGTTATTTAATTCCACCCTTTATTTTACAACCCCTTATCGAAAACTTTTTAATCCATGGCTTTAAACAAAATAGCAATGATAATAGGCTCGTAGTTAGAATGAAAGAAAAGGATAGCACCTTACTGATTCAAATTGAGGATAATGGAAAGGGGATTGGTGAAGAAACATTAGAACGGATTTTATGTAAGCTGGATAGGGGAGAGAGTACATCTGATTCAATTGGTTTAATAAATGTAAATGAGCGGATCAAGTTAAAATATGGACAAGGTTATGGGGTGACGATAGAGAGTATTCCAGATGTTAAAACAGTTGTAACGGTGAAATTGCCCGTTATAGAGAGGTGA